ATTTACCAGAGGAATGGGCAAGAGAGCAAGTGCAGTAAAACAGGTTTATGTAGCTAAAGTTTTGATGGCAAGAGATTAAGATATAATTTTTTGTAAATTGAGGTTCAGATAACTAGAGGTTTTATATCTTCCAAGCAAATTAAGGTCTACATAAATTTTCTCTCTTTATGAGTGAGCACTAGTAGCCTTCTCTGTCAGAAAAATCCACAGGAAAAAATATTGGATGTATTACCCAATATTTTGAGTTCATTGTTATATAAATggtcaaattttatataaattgTTACCTTTTCCACGTATTTTTTGTGAGATGCAGCAAGTTTTACCCTGTCGTTTTAATAGCTTTCTGTCTAAGGCTACAACCTAAGTCTAGAAAATGAATCACGACTCCTTTGGGCCACAACATGTGTGGTGGATTAGGTACTTGCAAGATTCttcttatctttgattattctCCCATCTTTTCTGGGTTTTTATGTTTATCTTTTATTCCCCGATTCAACATGCTAAGAACATCTCTGATGGTTATAGTTACTTTAGCTGAGGGTAATTACAAATGCTGTAATCGTATTAGGTATAATATTAGTTAGGTAAAATTACCTAAGGAGAAATTTGATTTAACAAATATAGCTTGTAAGTTGTAACGAATGATTATCTAAATTTTTTACAAGGGTTATTGCACATTGAAGTGACAcaattttttttacatattatCTATAACATTTCAATTCTTTACATTTTAAAACTTATCAAAAATAGTAAATCATTTTCCCACATTTTTTTCCTTTTCACACTATTTTTACTCCACTGTCTCcattttatacattaaaaatcaatgggtGCAATACATATTTCTTAACCTCTGTACCCTACCCAAACCAAATGTAAACTATTGGCCGGACAGAGGGAGTATGATTTTAGCCAAGGGATGTGCATCATTGTACGCTTAAACTGGAAAACATTTTATCAGTTGATACATTGAGAGCAACATCTTGTGGGCCTGTTTTCCTGGGTCCGATTGTCAGTTTATATATCATCCCATGAAAGCTTGAAAAACTTAGCTCAGTAGATTTTACCGTCTGCGTGGTCAAGGTTGAGGAACTGAATTACGgaaaaaaataaagaaagatcGCAGTGATATAAAGCCAAAAAAAAGGGTTCGATAAGTCTATTTTTTTGACTAATTTGATTTATATGCCTTACAATTTAGTATCTATTGTAACAAATTTTGAGATGAACGAGAATCGAAACCAGAACCTAAGATGACAACAAACAAGCCCTTAAGTACGGGCTATCTCATGGCACTCACATAAGTCTAGTTTGATCAAAGTAAAATGTATATTTATTTGGTATATTTATTTGTTAAATTGATCCCTGTTACATCATGgttgatttaataattatatcTGGTTTCTTTTATATCTAGGCAACGATATTACCCCTTGTAAAAAAAAGCAACAATATTACCTTTTTATGTTATATCAACAAGGCTAATCATTTATACACAAAGTCATAACTCGTTTAAATCAATGATTATTCGACTATTATTATTTAGAAAGAAGTTATAAGCAAATAAAATAATCTATAaacattatttttataaaataaataacagGAAAGAATCAGATTACCGAGCGGAAATACAAGTagaatttatattttaaaaggACTGTACTTCCTAGTTCCTAGTGCTAGTAATTATAAAACTTAATTGgataaaatcagaaaaacaattAATACATATCTTGAAGTTACGGAGGCGCAATGCAGAGTTCAACAAGAATTACTGAGTTAACAATGCTTTTACAAATCCTAATCCTAATAAAGTACACAATAAAGTGTCAAATTATACATCGTATGtagaaatattatatttatagtGACCTCCGCCTTGCGTAGTACTCACTTTATGATCAATCTTCTTCAAGCTGAGAGTTCTTCGAAGATGTTCGAAACTCGCAGAGCCAAGCTCGATATCTTCCGGAATTTCACCTTTGTAGCAGCAACCTGTTTACTTCTTATTTTTACAGTCAATATGAGTTCTAAAAGTTATCTACTTCAACCAGAGCTGCAAAGTCATGGCACAAGACATCCATTGAACTTGGGTGATGTTGAATTTCGATATAGACCCTACGAGAAAAGAGCGATCAATGAAGAGGAAGTTCATGTGGAAGATTATGGTGATTTGGTGGCTCCTGTTGATGTAACATTACAACAAAGAATGGCCTGGTTCAAGAAAAAATTGCCTCAGTTTGAGTTTTTGAAGTCTACTCCAGTGTCTATGCTGTTTGAAGATAGAGTGGAGGAGTTTTTCGGAGATGATCGATGCAGAATACAGTTTTTTATGACATGGATTGCCCCGATAAGTTTGTTTGGGGAGAGGGAGTTTCTCACCATGGACAGTCTTTTTAAAGCTCATCCTAATGGATGCttgatgatcatatcaagaacaATGGATTCTTCTCCTGGACTAAAGATTCTGAAACCTTTGGTTGATAGAGGATTTAAGGTTCTTGCAGTGACTCCGGACTTGTCTCAACTGTTCAAAAATACACCAGCAGCGTCATGGTTTGATGATATGAAGAGTGGTATCAAGGATCCTGGAGAAATTCCACTGGCACAAAACCTATCAAACCTTATCAGACTAGCAGTTCTGTACAAGTATGGTGGGGTTTACTTGGACACAGATTTCATAGTTTTGAAAGACTTTTCGGGGTTGAGGAACTCGATCGGAGCACAAAGTATGAACCCATTAGGGAACTGGACAAGGCTAAACAATGCAGTTCTAATCTTTGACAAGCATCATCCACTTCTGTACAAGTTCATAGAGGAATTTGCATTAAATTTTAATGGAAACAAATGGGGTTATAATGGACCATACCTAGTCTCCAGAGTAGTTTCAGATTTGACACCAGCTCAAGACTACAGTTTTACAGTTTTGCCTCCTATGGCATTTTATCCCGTTTGCTGGAGTCGTGTTGATGCATTCTTCAAGGGCCCTCAACAAGTTCGTCGAAGATGGATTGAACATAAGCTAGGACGGATCACAGACGAGACTTATGGGATGCACCTGTGGAACAAACACAGT
This genomic interval from Apium graveolens cultivar Ventura chromosome 8, ASM990537v1, whole genome shotgun sequence contains the following:
- the LOC141676942 gene encoding uncharacterized protein LOC141676942, whose protein sequence is MINLLQAESSSKMFETRRAKLDIFRNFTFVAATCLLLIFTVNMSSKSYLLQPELQSHGTRHPLNLGDVEFRYRPYEKRAINEEEVHVEDYGDLVAPVDVTLQQRMAWFKKKLPQFEFLKSTPVSMLFEDRVEEFFGDDRCRIQFFMTWIAPISLFGEREFLTMDSLFKAHPNGCLMIISRTMDSSPGLKILKPLVDRGFKVLAVTPDLSQLFKNTPAASWFDDMKSGIKDPGEIPLAQNLSNLIRLAVLYKYGGVYLDTDFIVLKDFSGLRNSIGAQSMNPLGNWTRLNNAVLIFDKHHPLLYKFIEEFALNFNGNKWGYNGPYLVSRVVSDLTPAQDYSFTVLPPMAFYPVCWSRVDAFFKGPQQVRRRWIEHKLGRITDETYGMHLWNKHSSRLTIEQGSIMHRLILEHCTICKHEYVS